The Ornithodoros turicata isolate Travis chromosome 9, ASM3712646v1, whole genome shotgun sequence genome includes a region encoding these proteins:
- the LOC135368689 gene encoding ileal sodium/bile acid cotransporter-like isoform X1 translates to MASFNETENYTVHAANWTNSTTAGEIPLLKKVHDGLVLGILVSIMFSMGCHIKVMELWHHLKRPMSILVGMLSQFILLPLISFALLSVLKLDGLYAVGMLILSCSPGGATSNIFAYFCDGDVPLSIVMTVSSTILAMAMMPLNILFYGQFIDTGSVVVPYVKIATSLFIVSIPACFGMLFNWKFPRPAPYITKAGSILGFLLIVTAQTMEVFIFPDIFRSAPRSLYLAVALLPAAGMLVGYAFSWVLGRPDPVRRTIAIESGVQNIGTAITVIALSFTFELQKAALTFPLLYGISMVIFCFVVSSIYNIVKRLCSKCKDEAVFADTPTIDQSSSDLKEIFKKNTSHADEEKGTGKYNPSFGNVELEADNQGCQNGKAQAC, encoded by the exons ATGGCGTCTTTTAATGAAACGGAGAACTACACGGTGCACGCGGCGAATTGGACGAACAGCACAACAGCTGGTGAAATACCTCTCCTGAAGAAAGTTCACGACGGTCTAGTGCTGGGAATTCTCGTCAGCATCATGTTTTCCATGGGATGTCATATCAAGGTCATGGAG CTCTGGCACCACCTGAAACGACCCATGAGCATCCTAGTGGGCATGCTGAGCCAATTCATCCTCCTGCCTCTCATCTCCTTTGCGCTGCTCAGCGTTTTGAAGCTGGACGGCCTGTACGCCGTGGGTATGCTCATCCTCTCCTGTTCTCCAGGCGGAGCAACGTCTAATATCTTTGCCTACTTTTGCGACGGGGACGTTCCACTGAG TATCGTGATGACGGTATCCTCGACCATCCTGGCTATGGCAATGATGCCACTCAACATTCTGTTCTATGGGCAGTTCATCGATACAGGTAGTGTCGTCGTTCCGTACGTGAAGATCGCCACGAGTCTATTTATCGTCAGCATTCCTGCCTGCTTCGGAATGCTGTTCAACTGGAAGTTCCCCAGGCCTGCACCCTACATCACCAAG GCGGGGAGCATCTTGGGCTTCCTATTGATTGTGACAGCCCAAACTATGGAGGTGTTCATCTTCCCGGACATCTTCAGGTCCGCACCGCGGTCCCTGTATCTGGCCGTCGCACTTCTCCCAGCAGCGGGCATGCTAGTGGGCTACGCCTTCAGTTGGGTTCTAGGCAGGCCAGACCCAGTACGACGCACCATCGCCATAGAGTCTGGTGTGCAAAATATTGGCACAGCCATTACTGTCATAGCACTTTCCTTCACCTTCGAG CTTCAAAAGGCTGCGCTCACGTTCCCGTTATTATATGGCATCAGCATGGTGATCTTTTGCTTCGTTGTCAGCAGTATCTACAACATAGTTAAAAGATTATGCTCCAAGTGCAAGGATGAGGCAGTGTTTGCTGACACTCCTACCATAGATCAATCTTCAAGTGATCTCAAAG AAATATTCAAGAAGAATACATCTCATGCGGATGAAGAGAAGGGCACTGGAAAATACAATCCTTCATTTGGAAATGTGGAACTTGAGGCAGACAACCAGGGATGTCAAAATGGGAAGGCTCAAGCATGCTAG
- the LOC135368689 gene encoding ileal sodium/bile acid cotransporter-like isoform X2, translating into MSYQGHGAFVTKEHAHVQLWHHLKRPMSILVGMLSQFILLPLISFALLSVLKLDGLYAVGMLILSCSPGGATSNIFAYFCDGDVPLSIVMTVSSTILAMAMMPLNILFYGQFIDTGSVVVPYVKIATSLFIVSIPACFGMLFNWKFPRPAPYITKAGSILGFLLIVTAQTMEVFIFPDIFRSAPRSLYLAVALLPAAGMLVGYAFSWVLGRPDPVRRTIAIESGVQNIGTAITVIALSFTFELQKAALTFPLLYGISMVIFCFVVSSIYNIVKRLCSKCKDEAVFADTPTIDQSSSDLKEIFKKNTSHADEEKGTGKYNPSFGNVELEADNQGCQNGKAQAC; encoded by the exons ATGTCATATCAAGGTCATGGAG CTTTTGTCACCAAAGAGCATGCGCATGTGCAGCTCTGGCACCACCTGAAACGACCCATGAGCATCCTAGTGGGCATGCTGAGCCAATTCATCCTCCTGCCTCTCATCTCCTTTGCGCTGCTCAGCGTTTTGAAGCTGGACGGCCTGTACGCCGTGGGTATGCTCATCCTCTCCTGTTCTCCAGGCGGAGCAACGTCTAATATCTTTGCCTACTTTTGCGACGGGGACGTTCCACTGAG TATCGTGATGACGGTATCCTCGACCATCCTGGCTATGGCAATGATGCCACTCAACATTCTGTTCTATGGGCAGTTCATCGATACAGGTAGTGTCGTCGTTCCGTACGTGAAGATCGCCACGAGTCTATTTATCGTCAGCATTCCTGCCTGCTTCGGAATGCTGTTCAACTGGAAGTTCCCCAGGCCTGCACCCTACATCACCAAG GCGGGGAGCATCTTGGGCTTCCTATTGATTGTGACAGCCCAAACTATGGAGGTGTTCATCTTCCCGGACATCTTCAGGTCCGCACCGCGGTCCCTGTATCTGGCCGTCGCACTTCTCCCAGCAGCGGGCATGCTAGTGGGCTACGCCTTCAGTTGGGTTCTAGGCAGGCCAGACCCAGTACGACGCACCATCGCCATAGAGTCTGGTGTGCAAAATATTGGCACAGCCATTACTGTCATAGCACTTTCCTTCACCTTCGAG CTTCAAAAGGCTGCGCTCACGTTCCCGTTATTATATGGCATCAGCATGGTGATCTTTTGCTTCGTTGTCAGCAGTATCTACAACATAGTTAAAAGATTATGCTCCAAGTGCAAGGATGAGGCAGTGTTTGCTGACACTCCTACCATAGATCAATCTTCAAGTGATCTCAAAG AAATATTCAAGAAGAATACATCTCATGCGGATGAAGAGAAGGGCACTGGAAAATACAATCCTTCATTTGGAAATGTGGAACTTGAGGCAGACAACCAGGGATGTCAAAATGGGAAGGCTCAAGCATGCTAG
- the LOC135369459 gene encoding mitochondrial import inner membrane translocase subunit TIM14-like, translating to MSSTIIAAGLALAAVGFTGRYVLRSSRAWTKTFQEHMKAFPTADTLVGSKYYKGGFEMKMSKREAGLILGISPSASKLKLKEAHRRIMLLNHPDRGGSPYLAAKINEAKDLLEGGKTR from the coding sequence ATGTCGTCTACAATAATAGCCGCAGGACTGGCTCTTGCTGCCGTTGGTTTTACAGGCAGATACGTATTGCGGTCTTCTAGGGCATGGACGAAGACCTTTCAGGAGCACATGAAAGCATTCCCTACAGCAGACACGTTAGTCGGTTCAAAATACTATAAAGGTGGATTTGAAATGAAGATGAGTAAGCGAGAGGCTGGTCTCATTCTGGGCATCAGCCCATCGGCGAGCAAGTTGAAATTGAAAGAGGCGCATCGAAGAATTATGCTTCTGAACCATCCGGACCGTGGAGGTTCACCTTATCTTGCTGCCAAGATAAACGAAGCGAAGGACCTGCTAGAAGGTGGAAAGACCAGGTAG